The DNA sequence CTGGGGAAAACTCCAGGGCAAATggaggaaaggaatggaaggGGAAGCTGTAGACTGAGAGAGACTTAAAGATGTATCAATtctaagaaaatgggaaaaactaAATTATGGTGTTCAGGGAGACCCACTTGAGCAATAAACCCATAAAGCAACTCAAGAAAATGCTTACTAgatgtggggaataagtttaagAATTCTCGGAgtttgcaccaatgggttaacaaagTTTAGGGCGGAAAGCCGCCACAGGACGAAAGCGCTCATCGTAGAACAAAGCACAGAGCGGAAAGCCACTTCCACAGAAAGAAAGTGTCTGCTCGAAAACAGGTAGAGGCAGAAAGCCACGGCAGCAGGGCAGAAGTGCCCAGGATTAGTcattaagtaaaacaaagcaCAGGGTGCAAAGCCGCCACAGGGTGGAAATGCCCAGAGCTAATTAGTGAGAAAAATatcttgttgaccctgaggtagcatgctctgtcttagCCCCTAGAAAAGCTAAGATAAAAAGACACAGCACCTGGTGCCTGCCATAAACAGCCATCTGCTCAGcactgggattttgttttgtattgacccaaacccctaacaccacataTCTCACACCCGAGTTAATGATCactgtttcattgtctctttctgcacgtACATCATGTTTGTCAGCCTTCTGATCCTAACAAAAACAGACCAAGGACCCTTTCTCAGGGTTCTTGTttcctcccggacattagcctctctcatattcaattccaCTCTCTTGtgggacaagagagaactccagactcaaagtctgcgACGACTAGAAAGATCAAGATAGGGGATAAGTCTaggggatggggagaagggggaggggaggacataaaagattttaaaagtcatatgACAGACACTatataaaaccaaaaatcaaacTGGGAATAAGTATTTGCAACTGACATCATGGATAAAGGGCAATCTCCCTAGCATataaaagaactcttaaaaagtaagaaaggaaaCACCAAGAAtctgacagaaaaataaattttaaaaaagggaaccAACGAAGCACAGGATACTAAAACAAGAGTATGTGGCCGGAGGGATCCTTCAAGAACAGGAGGTAATAGATGTGAGGGATGACAGGGTCAAGAAAGCCACCAGTAGACAGGGTGTCCAATGGATGCTAAAGCCACACCATTTCAAAGCATCCCCCTTGAGTGACAAAGGGAAGATGGACCTTCGCGATGTCGAGACCTGGCAGGCAGTGCTGTCAACAAACCAGTATGTGCCTCCTGGTGTGAAATAAGAAGGGTACATACAGCTACAAGATGTCCAACCGGAATCCAATCACAAGCCAATGGACAAATCCAGAATCTGATACATCCCATTGCCctgcattctttaaaaattcaaaataataacacaaaGTGCCACTATAAAAAGCTGCTTGGAAGTACTGTGCAGACAGTGAGGCCTTTTGATTGTTGCTACAGAGTGATCAAGTGGTGACCTAGCCATTCTGTCAGGAAACCCCTAGAAGTCACGAAGACAAATGCTCCAGCTGATACCCGAGGGCTTCGGCCCCCTGAACACGCAGATTTTCTGAAAGGTCTTCATCTTGGGCTTCTCTGccatcccctccctccactgAACGATGTATAAAGGcttctgaagaaaagaaagtctcCTTCAAATGATGGATTACTTACAACAGTAATGTTGGGAGACATTGTTTAGTCACTGCCAAAGTGAAGGACCACAAGGGGAAATGCAAGGCgaacctccccacccccgcctccactACACTTCTTACCATTCAGATTTCTGTCATTCCCTGCAAGGGCTGCCTGCttgtctgtttccgattctgcctCATTTTCGTCCATGTTGTagtcctcctctcctcccagcttCTGCTGGTTTCTTCCTGCAAACAAGCAAAGGCACAGAGCACACAACCCACGTCATTTCTCTCTCGAGGCCATAGGGGCACCCGAGCCCAGGAACTGGGGTTTTCCAGGTGACAGCTTAATGATCTGGTCTTTCTGCGACCTCTCGGGAGGTAGGGAGGACTTGTGTGCCTGCTGCCTGAACAAACAGCAGGTGCGAGGTCTCTACTTATGTTCTGTCCAATTAAACTCTGAGTCCATATAAACCATGGCCCTCAACAATACTCAGGGCTGGAACTGAGGAACCTAATGAATTAAACCCATATTCCAGTTTTCTGAAGACACAATCCACTCAAGGTTAAAGGAAGGCACCACTGTTGCTGGAAACAACAGGTTTCTAGTTAATGACGGCACCTCCACAGAAGGGCTGGTGACTCTGACAGAAGGAAATAGAGCAGCTACTGGGAGTCGAAGGATGGCTTTTTCCATCCTGCCTACACAATTCAACTATTCATCACTTAAGTCAGCCCCACAGAGAACAACCAGAAAAGATCAGGACGAAATGTGTTCAAGAGACACGTTCATAGGGTTTCACGTGAATGTCTCACATACACATATTGATAGACTTCACTCTGGTATGTTTCCCTCTGCTCACTGCCTGACATGGAAGTGAAGCACATGCCTTTGGCCCCTGCCACTTTCTTGTACAATCAGGTCACTACAAATGCCCCAGGACGACGTGTATCCTGCAGGCCCTGCGGGACCTCGAACCAATCTTCAGCTGTTACGCTCCACGGACAGTCTGAAACCTGAGTGCCACTGGGTCGGCTCCctgactttccttttctttttaattcttcaaCTGCACCCTCGTGAGAGCACATTCCTCAGAAAGAGAAACTTGAATACAAATTAGATCGATAGGACATCAAGGTAATTTTCACAAACAAGCACATTCCCCACTCCTGTTAGTGGGTCATCCCACTGACAGGTATCTTCTCTTCCTAAGTGTTCCTGGCTCAGTCGGGAGTGAAGTCTTCCACACTACTTTTAGGGACCCAAGTACACCCCAGGATACTGTGCTGATCTCCATTTCCCACAGTTTCGTGTGCCTTTAAAGAAAAGTCAACCAAACCAGAGAGGGAGGAGTCACGTGTCACTTTGCTGCAATGCGCACATTGGCACGAAACCCCCTCTACCCAgtcatccctccctccattcccagGGCACCAGTGGCAACACCACACCACGTGACGCTGCGGAAGACGCAGGCCAGGTGTGTGGCCCAGTGTGGGCTACGTTCACAAGGCACCTAGCACCCACGTCAGGCCTTCCACTGAgacactcccccccacccccccaccgacTCCCTGTGAACCTGCAACTGGTGCGAGCACACAGCTCTTCCCTCCCGCCTCCCACTCTGTAAGACACCCAAGGAATGAGACCAGCGGATGGCAAACTGCTGTTCGGGAAGCTTCCTAGGGGCCCCTCCAGTGTCAGGGGATGGTTGGTGGAAAGGAGTCTGCGGACGCCCACAGAGCAGCTCACACACCTTCCTCATCAGCGTcctgctcttcctcctgcccGTCGGGGACAACCAGCTGGTCCCGCTCTAGGTCCTCGGTGTCCTGGTTCTCTGGGCTCTCCAGCAAGGCTGCTGGCGCCCGCGGGGTGTGGCCCACCGCCTCCGCTTCCCCAGTGCCTCTTCCACCTGCAGGCCTGTCTTCATCGGCCACCTGCTCTGGGCCCGGCGGTGCTGGCGGCAGCCCCGGCTCGTCCCTCCGAAGAGCCTCCTCACCGACGGCCTGAATCTCGTTGGTCTCCTCTGTGCACAGAACACCGTTCACTGCAACCTCACCAGCATTTACTTTCATTGGAACAAAAACACAACCCCTCATACCACTCAGTTTCTGGAGCCTTCCCAGGGGCTGTGGCTAGGGGAGCAACTGGGTAATTTACTCTGTGACTCCGTAAAGACTCCAGGTGCCACTCAACCTGCAGCTCATCTTCAGACccatgaggaagagagaagtgcTTCAGGGAAAAAATTTGGACTCAGTTATCCTGATTACAGGGACAACCAACAAGCTGAGGTTATCTGATGGCAATAACGGAGACAAGTACTTGGGAGTGGGCTGTGCCAGCCGCCACGGAGTCATTCCACAGGGACACAGCAGCCTCTGGTTCCCAGTGACAGCTGCCCAGAACTCAGCCATCTCCCTGTAATCCCACAGTCTCGCTGATGTCCTCAATAAAGCACGGCCTGGGCCTCTCTTTACACAGCTGCCAAAGAACAAGGCACTTGGTTTACAGGGACGAGAGGTAAGAGAGGGAGGCACCAATTCCAGGTGCCCACAGAGACCGTCACCTTCCTCCTGCAGCCCAAACCCAGCTCACCAACTGCCTCCAGCAGGGACACTCTGTCCTGAGGCCCCGTGCACAAATATTGGACACGAGCTGTCATCACATGGCTTTGCAGAGGGCTTCCGTGTATAATTACCAAGCTTCACTCACCTTTCTCACCTCGTCTCCTCAAATCCAAAGCCACCTCAGAACTGGGGGCTGGTGTCTGGGGCTCCCCATCGCTGGGCACGTTTCCTTTCACTGGTGGCACCTCTGCCTGGGGCAGGTCGACTTCCTGTGGCCTGGGCTGAGGCTCCTCGGGGGCTCGGAGCTGAAACAGGAGCACAGGACGGCCAGGGGGCTCCGTGACCTTAACCTCACAACAATCCCAAGCAAGGAGTGGATGTCCTTCTGACAGTCAACACACTGAAACCTTGAGAAATGCTATGATATACACCGATCGTGCTCTACCAGCTGGCATAAATCCAAGCTCTGAGGTTAAGATCTCCCAGAAAGTATTTTCAATACTGTATTAACAAGTaggcagaagatcaacaaggacAAGGAAAACCCGAACACTATAAACCAACCACACCAGGCTGACTTCTATAGAACACTGGCCTGACAGGAGCAAATCACATtcttcaaatgcacatggaacattctcaggGAGAAACATACTTAGGCAACGAAACAATCCTCAACAAATTTGAAATGATCGGAGAACATGCTTTGTATGATGTCAATCACAATGGAATGCAATTATCAACGATGATAAAATTagagaaattcacaaatatgtagaaatgaGACAACACACTCCTGAATAACCAGtggatcaaagaaaaaacaataaatgcaaataagagagaaaaatgaaaacaaatacataacatACCACACTTAAGGGACGCTGCTAAAGCAGTGCTTGGAGGGAAATTTACAGGcctatattaaggaaaaaaaatagaaagatctCAAAACAGTAATCTAATCTTCTACCTTAAAatactggaaaaagaagagcaaactaaacctaAAACAAGGACGGacataataaaggtcagagcagGAATTAAGAAATATAGAATAGAAAAACAACGGAAAACATGCATGAAATCGAAgtgaattctttgaaaagaacaaaattgacaagcctttagctagattaaacaagaaaaagaaaaattactaaaatcaaaaataaaatagatacaaataaaatattagaccttacacaaaaatattagaaaggaatACTGTGAACAACTGCATGTCAACTTTGAGGACTTAGATGACATCAGACAAGTTCCTAGAACAATACAAACTACCGAAACTGACTCAAGAAGTAGGAAATGTGAGTGGACTTACAACAAgacattgaattagtaattttaaaatgtcctcCAAAGAAAAGCCCAAGCCCAGATgacttcactagtgaattctagcaaacatttaaagtatCAATACCAGCTCTTCACAAACTCCtccaaaaaataagagaaaggaatactccccaactcattctatgaaacaaatattacctgataccaaaaccaaagacaagaaaactacagaccaatatctcttaaGAATACAGACAccaaaatccttaacaaaatactggTGAAATCAAATCTAGCAACAtataaaaggattatataccatgaccaagtgggataaATCCCATGAATGTAAggttaaacatacaaaaatcattCAGTGTAATATATCAACATAAAGGACAAAAGAACacatgatcatcttaatagatgcaaaaaaaaaaattgacaaaaatccAATGCTTCTTCtggataaaaacactcaacaaattaaGAACAGAAGGGAACTTATTCAGCTTGATAAACTCCATCTATGAAAACACATAGCTAACATCAGACTTAATGATAAAAACCAAATGGTTTCTCTCCATGATCAAGAACAGGGATGTCTGCCCTTCCACCTCTGTTTAGCACTGCCCTAGCCAGGGCAACTAGGcaataacaagaaataaaaggcatccagactgAGAAGGAAAATGTACAACTATCTCTCTTTTTTGGTGACATAATATTGTacacagaaaatccaaaggaatCATACACCAACAAATAATATTAGAATAAAGAAGTTCAGCAAGGCTgcaatacaatatatatatatcaatatagaACAGTGAATTGTATtcctatacactagcaatgagtaagacaataaaatttaaacaattctatttatggtagcataaaagatacaaataaactGAACAAAAAAAAGTGCAAGACTTCTGTAAACTACAAAACATTCTTTGAAAGAgatttttacacttgatcttagccaaaaggttGAGAAGCAATGtttgaaagagatttttaaaggacttaattaaatggaaagacatcccacaTTCATAGAACAAAAGATGTCCTTtgttgttaagatggcaatacttcCAAGCTGATCTACAGAGTCACTGTAATCTCAGTCAAAATCTCATCCAACTTTGTTGAAGAAATTGACAAGcagatcctaaaattcatatggaaagtCAACCAACAAACAGGAgtcaaaatagtctttaaaaagaacaatgttgaatgattcatcacttcctgacttcaaagcttactacaaagctacagtaatcatgGTGGTGTAGTATTGACATAGGGGacaaacagaccaatggaacagaacgaGAGTCCACAAATAAACCCTCATATTTACAGTAAATTGATTCTCAACAAAGGTGCCATGGCAATTCGGTGGAAGAAagaattgttttttcaaaaaaggtgCCAAGAGACAACTGGATATTGACACgcaaaagaataaatttggacccctacctcacaccatatacataaaattaactcaaaatggatcacaggaCTAAATGTAGGAGCTaagaactataaaactcttagaagaaattataaatcttcatgaccttgggataGGAAGCAACAGAATAACAAACTGGACTTCgtcaaaactaaaaacttttatatttcaATGAACatcatgaagaaagtgaaaaaataactcatataatgggaaaaaatatttgcaagtcatatagctgatatctctctatatatacatatatatgtgtgtgtgcatttatatatatatatatatgcatacgtgtgtgtatgtatatacatacataaagaactcctacaactcaattataaaataactcaatcagaggcacctggatggctgtcagttgagcatccgacttcagctcatgtcatgatctcatggtttgtgagttcgagtcccacattgggctagctgctatcagcacagagcccacttcagatcctctgttcccctctctccctgcctctctcctgcttggtgtgtgtctgtctctctctcaataataataataataataataataataataataataataaaacattaaaaaaactcaattaaaaaatgggcaaaggatctgaatagacatttctccaagaaagatatacaaatggccaataaaacacaagaaaagatgctcaatgttagttattatggaaatgcaaatacaaACCAAAATGAGATAGGACTCCACACCCGCAGGGATGGCTATAATGACAACAACAGATAATAACcagagttggcaaggatgtggagaaatcggaaccctcaaattgctggtgaaaatgtaaaagaGTGTGATTGTTTTttgaaaacagtctggcagtttctcattAAACActgagttaccatatgacccagcaattccactcctgggtatatacctaagagaaatgaaaacttgggTCCACACAAAAATGTCTAtctacatgaatgttcacagcagcattattcataataagccaaaaactagaaataaccgAAATCCCCATCAATTGACAAATGAATCAACAAAGTGTGGTGCACACACacgatattattcagccataaacagGAATGAAGTATTCATACATGCAAACACATGGAcgaaccttgaaagcattatgctaagtgaaaggatgTAGACACAAatggccacatattatatgattctattgaCATGAAATGTCCACAtaaggcaaatctatagaaacaaagtagattaatggttttCTAGGGATGAGATGGGAGAGCTAACaattatgggtttatttgggggtaatgaaaatgttctaaaattcactgtaatggttgcacaactttttaatatactaaaaaccaatgAATTGTGACTGTTACATGGGTGAATGTATGGAATGAAAATTACCTCTCAATAAAACGGTTATAGTTAAAACTAACAAGCGAAGATTTCCTGAAGGCTTCGAGCAGCAGCTTCGTGGGCCAAACTTCACACACCCTGCCAACATGGGCTCCCGGCCCCCCTACTGACCAGCTGGTGCAGGGGCCACAGTATTTAACCATCTCCATGAGCCTCAGGGCCTTCAAAACAGAACAACAGCAACTCTCTCCCAGGGTGGCTGTGGAGTCACCCTGGTAAAGCCCTGAGCATGGGGTCGGGTCAGAGCCCGGCATACCCGGTCAGAGTCCCAGCATCCAGAGACAAGGCTGGTATGTCTCAGGGAACCAAACCTACCAGGGACAGCAGAGGTAAGAGCAAATCAGACAGCAGATAAGGGAAGTGAATGTCTGAACTGAGGGGAGGAAAGCCTTCTGGAAATTCTGGACAGAACAAAAACGAGGATTACCTGCTGGCCTTGGTCCTTTTTTTCATTCAGGTCCCTGGAAGCGACAGCTTCATTTCCCTTTTTGGTGACTTCTTCTATTCGCTCCTCACACTGCTCCTTCACCTCTTTCATCTGATTGATGCACTGGCTCCTTTggtgaaagaaagcaaaaaaaaaaaaaaaaaaaaaaaaaaaaagacaaatatttaggGATGTGTCTATACACCAAGTGTTTCCTGCCATGACCATGGAATCCACTGTGTCAATAAGAGACAGAGCTCATCGTTTTCCTGCTTCCAGCTCTGTATCTCAAGAGCATACGTAAGGCAGGGCAACACGTGTGTTTCACTTATTAAGTGGCAAGAAAACTAGTTGACTGAAACTCACTAAAAATTTGTCACACTCTTCTAAAACAAGTGAATTTTAttggttagaaaaaaaagtatttaaatttttttttccaacgtttatttatttttgggacagagagagacagagcatgaacgggggaggggcagagagagagggagacacagaatcggaaacaggctccaggctctgaaagcctgacgcggggctcgaactcccggaccgcgagatcgtgacctggctgaagtcggatgcttaaccgactgtgccacccaggcgccccgaaaaaaaagtatttaaaaaaatgcaatctgtgttgtggcgcctgggtggctcagctggttgagtgtctgactcttgatttcagttcaggtcatgatcccagggttgtggattcaagtcctacattgggctccatgttgagtgtggagcctacttgggatagtctcattctctctctctctctctctctctctctgcccctctccctgactcatgctttctctaaaataagttaaaattaaaaatatatatacaacctGAGATATAGtaagaaatacatacatttgGTCTTGTCCCCAGCTATTAGCTCAGAGCACCTAAAAGTCCTTAATTTCCTGAGTAATAGGAGAGTCTTCTGTTAGTCAAAGGGAGTCTCTCTGGACCAGACCTCAGATTATGCTAATTCGCTGGCTCATGAAGCCTTAGGATGGGGGCTGGTGGCCAGAGGAAACAATCCCATGATTATAGGGTTggactttcagccccacccccatcctccagGAAATGGGGAAAGTAGAGATGGAGTTCAACCATGcgaccaatgatttaatcaattgtgcctATGTAATAAAACCTCCAATAAAATCTCTGGGTAATGAGGCTTGGCAAGCTTCCCAGCTGGTGAACATACCAATGTACTAGAAAGGTAGCACCGAATTCCACTAGGAAAGGAGCTGTCTCCCCCACAAATGCCCTAAAACCAAGTCTCTACCATATAACTTGTTCCTGAGTTacatcctttataataaaactgcAGTTGTACGTACAGCACGTGCTTGAGGAGTTCTGTGAATCATTCTAGAGAACCATCAACCCTGAGCAGTACAGGAAGCAGAGTTCAAGCGGCCTGGGGACACTCAGAACTTGTGGGTGTCATGTGAAGAGGGGAGAGTCTTGGGACCAAAGCCCGTTGTAACCTGTGGGGTTTGTGCTAACTCTGGACAGTGTCAAAATCCAACTGGACTTCCGCTTCCGGAAAGATGAAATAGATGTATTTTTCCCTAGTCCTCCCATTAAGCACAACTAAAAACCCTGGGCattgtatttaaaacaaacataagaggACTGGACAgtagagagaagaaggcagactgGCCAGGGACCTCGGATCCACAGAACACCATGGTAGTGTCACTGGAGAGCACGTGGGAAGCCTGTGTTTCCACCCACACCTGACAGGAACACATCCTCTCCCCATGGGGTGATGTCAGAGGGTGTCCGTGAAGAGTCCAAGCCTTCTTGTGTGAGTCCCAGGCAGCAGGAAGAAacgaagaggaaagggaaaggagaggagggtgtGGTGGACTGTCCTCATCTTCAGAAGCCTTCCTACAGTCCCACGCTACCACTACCTTTCCCCACTGGCCAGAATGTAGTCACTGGGCCATACTTAACTGAAAGTAGGGTTAGGAATGCAGAATTACATTGGGGGataaaaaataacagatttaGAGAAGCAATGGCCAGTCTTTTCCATAGgcagtttcaaaaatattttgaggcaCAAAATATTAATGATTGCATACAGTCCCAAGTTGAGAACATATTCaattatatactattatattaaCTTAAAAGGGTTAGAATTGGAGACACC is a window from the Felis catus isolate Fca126 chromosome D4, F.catus_Fca126_mat1.0, whole genome shotgun sequence genome containing:
- the GOLM1 gene encoding Golgi membrane protein 1, which gives rise to MMGLGNGRRSMKSPPLVLAALVACIIVLGFNYWIASSRSVDLQTRILELEGRVRRAAAERGAVELKKNEFQGELEKQREQLDRIQSSHDSQLESVNKIYQDEKAVLVNNITTGEKLIRTLQDQLKALQKNYGRLQQGVLQFQRNQTNLERKFSYDLSQCINQMKEVKEQCEERIEEVTKKGNEAVASRDLNEKKDQGQQLRAPEEPQPRPQEVDLPQAEVPPVKGNVPSDGEPQTPAPSSEVALDLRRRGEKEETNEIQAVGEEALRRDEPGLPPAPPGPEQVADEDRPAGGRGTGEAEAVGHTPRAPAALLESPENQDTEDLERDQLVVPDGQEEEQDADEEGRNQQKLGGEEDYNMDENEAESETDKQAALAGNDRNLNVLNAENQKGDMINLLDQREKRNHTL